The following are from one region of the Alicyclobacillus fastidiosus genome:
- a CDS encoding FtsK/SpoIIIE domain-containing protein: MAVMTPKERSDRAHVVTQGIAGIVVCMGARALVMGGTKTVFTSALLGVGTALAGAPLVPICFGIGAAVIWVNWQKDRVAKEYKVTEADVQGWRVLLGVTTWGRKVYHDFDAIPHTKIGGVTGSGKTKAIELILGQVIREKTAHEVEIHIIDMKGGASFSHFRDLPQVAGRVYAGVEEALKALKEIHEDMNARLAVVREERARFKPITKFKRILLVVDEGGELSPAYAHNDEDEALRKSCLAHLKAIASIGREPRVSIVYGTQRPSNETLPTSIRGQMDATMAYRTQDELDSNILLRNEYAAHLKNIKGRMIYQTPDGEREVQTGYIPDDVLQEWIEEQSLPEGFWNVPPGDVRISDEDENVTARNDGDGAVVKQIDVPRDLEW; this comes from the coding sequence ATGGCGGTAATGACGCCGAAAGAACGTTCAGATAGGGCTCATGTTGTCACACAAGGGATAGCAGGAATCGTTGTTTGCATGGGTGCGCGAGCACTCGTCATGGGTGGGACTAAAACGGTATTCACATCAGCTTTGCTTGGTGTTGGTACAGCTCTAGCCGGCGCTCCTCTCGTTCCCATCTGCTTTGGTATCGGCGCCGCAGTGATATGGGTGAACTGGCAGAAGGACCGTGTTGCGAAGGAGTACAAAGTCACTGAAGCGGATGTCCAAGGATGGAGAGTATTGCTCGGCGTCACGACGTGGGGCAGGAAGGTTTACCACGATTTCGATGCAATCCCTCACACAAAAATCGGAGGTGTAACCGGTAGTGGTAAAACAAAAGCAATCGAGCTTATCTTGGGTCAGGTCATACGTGAGAAGACTGCGCATGAAGTCGAAATTCACATTATTGATATGAAGGGTGGAGCGTCCTTCAGCCACTTTCGTGACCTTCCACAAGTTGCTGGCCGCGTATATGCCGGCGTCGAGGAAGCGCTCAAAGCGTTAAAGGAAATCCATGAGGATATGAATGCTAGGTTAGCGGTTGTACGAGAAGAGCGTGCACGTTTCAAGCCGATCACAAAGTTTAAACGCATCCTCCTTGTTGTTGATGAAGGAGGTGAATTATCACCAGCGTACGCGCACAACGATGAGGATGAAGCTCTTCGTAAGTCGTGTCTTGCACACTTAAAAGCAATCGCAAGTATCGGTCGTGAACCGCGTGTGAGCATCGTCTACGGTACCCAAAGGCCCTCGAATGAAACGCTGCCAACGAGCATTCGGGGCCAGATGGATGCAACCATGGCGTACCGCACGCAGGATGAATTAGATTCAAACATTCTGCTCCGTAATGAGTATGCTGCACACCTTAAAAACATCAAAGGAAGGATGATTTATCAGACGCCTGACGGAGAACGTGAAGTGCAAACAGGGTATATTCCGGACGACGTTCTACAGGAGTGGATAGAGGAACAGTCATTACCCGAGGGGTTCTGGAATGTACCTCCCGGGGATGTGCGGATCAGCGATGAGGATGAGAATGTAACGGCGCGAAATGACGGCGATGGTGCCGTTGTAAAACAAATTGATGTTCCGCGTGATTTGGAGTGGTAG